In one Sphingobium indicum B90A genomic region, the following are encoded:
- a CDS encoding carbonic anhydrase: MRHDVKDPSSEIKQEGDDLSCLLARNREWASSKTKDDPNFFSRLVGQQHPRYFWIGCSDSRVPATEIVDLDPGEMFVHRNIANLAVADDPNFAAALLFAVDVLQVQHVLVVGHYGCGGIQAAMAPETHDAVGEWLAPVRSLDHDPADAHQLCERNIIAQVSALARNPIVCGAWKRGARLTLHGWVYAIGDGLLRTICGPITNPL, translated from the coding sequence ATGCGGCATGACGTGAAAGATCCTTCCTCCGAGATCAAGCAGGAAGGCGACGACCTCTCGTGCCTGCTTGCGCGCAATCGTGAATGGGCAAGCTCTAAGACGAAGGACGACCCGAATTTCTTCAGCCGCCTTGTTGGGCAGCAACATCCCCGTTATTTCTGGATCGGTTGCTCGGACAGCCGCGTTCCAGCTACGGAAATCGTGGATCTTGATCCAGGAGAGATGTTCGTTCACCGGAATATTGCGAACCTCGCTGTGGCCGATGATCCGAACTTCGCAGCTGCCCTGCTTTTTGCCGTCGATGTTCTTCAGGTGCAGCATGTCCTTGTGGTCGGTCATTATGGGTGCGGTGGGATACAAGCTGCCATGGCGCCAGAAACGCATGATGCGGTCGGCGAATGGCTTGCGCCAGTCCGCTCCCTCGATCACGACCCCGCCGATGCCCACCAATTGTGCGAGCGGAATATCATCGCCCAGGTTTCAGCGCTTGCCAGAAATCCGATCGTGTGCGGAGCCTGGAAGCGTGGGGCCAGATTGACTCTTCACGGATGGGTATATGCGATCGGCGACGGGCTGCTCAGAACGATATGTGGACCGATAACCAATCCATTATGA
- a CDS encoding peroxiredoxin, whose protein sequence is MTIQLGQTAPDFEQDTTQGRIHFHDWLGASWGVLFSHPKNFTPVCTTELGEVAKLRSEWEKRDVKPIGLSVDPVFAHYKWERDIEETQGASLDFPMIADPDEKVSSLYGMVHPQSDPTVTVRSVFVIDPAKKVRLILTYPPSTGRNFYEILRAIDSLQLTDARSIATPVNWKPGEPVVISPKMSDEEASRQFPQGYKTLKPYLRIVDLQPSGNGQ, encoded by the coding sequence ATGACGATTCAGCTCGGGCAGACTGCCCCAGATTTCGAGCAGGACACGACGCAAGGCCGAATTCATTTTCACGATTGGCTCGGGGCGAGTTGGGGCGTGCTGTTCAGTCATCCGAAGAATTTCACGCCCGTCTGCACCACTGAACTGGGGGAGGTCGCCAAGCTTCGCTCGGAATGGGAAAAGCGCGACGTCAAGCCGATTGGCCTGTCCGTCGATCCGGTCTTTGCCCATTACAAATGGGAGCGGGACATTGAGGAAACTCAGGGCGCCTCCCTTGATTTCCCGATGATCGCCGATCCGGACGAGAAGGTGTCCTCACTTTATGGCATGGTCCACCCACAAAGCGATCCTACAGTGACCGTAAGATCCGTTTTCGTGATCGATCCGGCTAAGAAGGTGAGATTGATCCTGACTTATCCTCCGAGTACTGGCCGCAATTTCTACGAGATTCTTCGCGCGATCGACAGCCTGCAGCTTACCGATGCCCGCAGCATTGCGACGCCGGTCAACTGGAAGCCGGGAGAACCCGTGGTTATCTCCCCCAAAATGTCTGACGAAGAAGCCTCGCGCCAGTTTCCGCAAGGGTACAAGACGCTCAAGCCCTATTTGCGGATCGTTGATCTCCAGCCGAGTGGAAATGGGCAGTGA